From a single Campylobacter concisus genomic region:
- the rsmG gene encoding 16S rRNA (guanine(527)-N(7))-methyltransferase RsmG, which translates to MKNELCLPAEFDEKVKAYAQIFAKFNKIHSLSNYKDISEQVLDSIKPLEIFDLSAKTAIDVGSGAGFPAIFLALAMPQTKWHLFEPIAKKSSFLSYAKIELDIENLEIHSQKIELADKFTADLITSRALSKTKELIKICEGFYDENTKFLIYKGSSVMDEISGIDAQIYNEKNRNYIYFNLKNQGEKR; encoded by the coding sequence ATGAAAAATGAGCTTTGCTTGCCGGCAGAATTTGACGAAAAAGTAAAGGCTTACGCTCAAATTTTTGCTAAATTTAACAAGATTCATAGCTTAAGCAACTATAAAGATATAAGCGAGCAGGTGCTTGATAGCATAAAACCGCTTGAAATTTTTGACCTAAGTGCTAAAACGGCGATTGATGTGGGCAGTGGAGCTGGCTTTCCAGCGATATTTTTAGCGCTTGCGATGCCGCAAACAAAGTGGCACCTTTTTGAGCCGATAGCCAAAAAGTCATCATTTCTAAGCTACGCTAAGATCGAACTTGACATAGAAAATTTAGAAATTCATAGCCAAAAGATCGAGCTTGCAGATAAATTTACGGCTGATCTCATCACCTCAAGGGCACTTAGCAAGACAAAAGAGCTTATAAAAATTTGCGAGGGATTTTACGATGAAAATACTAAATTTCTCATCTACAAGGGCTCAAGCGTTATGGATGAAATTTCAGGCATAGACGCGCAAATTTACAATGAAAAAAACAGAAACTACATATATTTTAATCTCAAAAATCAAGGGGAGAAACGTTGA
- the htpX gene encoding zinc metalloprotease HtpX produces the protein MEIFKTAFLMVALMLIFIAVGGYIGGEHGMMIAFLIAAGTNIFSYFFSDTLVLKRYNAIPVDESNAHGLYEIVSRLTQKANLPMPKIYIIPEEVPNAFATGRNPSHAAVAVTEGLLKILNENEIEGVLAHELSHVRHYDILTGSIAAILAGAIAMLANFAKIGSIAGQSGSSRRGGGNAIVMLALAILMPIAATIIQMAISREREYKADKGAAYLTGHPEWLASALRKLESYSNSYVMQNASEQSAHMFIVNPFGSLTNKLGVLFRTHPSTSDRIAELERLEQEIKRGM, from the coding sequence ATGGAAATTTTTAAAACTGCTTTTTTAATGGTTGCTTTAATGCTAATTTTTATCGCTGTTGGCGGATATATTGGAGGTGAGCATGGCATGATGATCGCCTTTTTGATAGCGGCTGGTACAAATATCTTTTCATATTTTTTTAGTGATACTCTGGTGCTTAAAAGGTATAACGCTATCCCAGTCGATGAGAGTAACGCTCACGGGCTTTATGAGATCGTATCTCGCCTCACACAAAAGGCAAATTTACCTATGCCAAAAATTTACATCATACCAGAAGAGGTACCAAACGCCTTTGCCACAGGCAGAAACCCAAGCCACGCAGCTGTCGCGGTAACCGAGGGGCTTTTAAAAATTTTAAATGAAAACGAGATCGAGGGCGTACTAGCTCACGAGCTAAGCCACGTAAGGCACTACGACATCCTAACTGGCTCAATCGCTGCCATACTAGCTGGCGCTATCGCAATGCTTGCAAATTTTGCTAAGATTGGCAGTATTGCTGGGCAGAGTGGCAGTTCACGAAGAGGTGGCGGTAATGCCATCGTTATGCTAGCACTTGCTATACTCATGCCAATAGCTGCCACAATCATACAAATGGCGATCTCAAGGGAGCGCGAGTACAAAGCTGACAAGGGTGCAGCCTATCTAACAGGACATCCAGAGTGGCTTGCAAGCGCTCTAAGAAAGCTTGAGAGCTACTCAAATTCTTACGTTATGCAAAACGCAAGCGAGCAAAGCGCTCATATGTTTATCGTAAATCCATTTGGCTCGCTAACTAACAAGCTTGGCGTACTTTTTAGAACGCATCCAAGCACTAGCGATAGGATCGCTGAGCTTGAAAGACTTGAACAAGAGATAAAAAGAGGCATGTAG
- a CDS encoding flagellar protein FlaH — translation MRVALFLLFFYSLALALTPDIAAKNHATYYKKKLPFICTPTLTLNDILNVGDTLVYRYAIKHARKQEIKRLEEKELLEFIEAIKKENLRTACKDKEILNMLSIGVTLDELFYSENGELIFEYTIEDRDCKKLQ, via the coding sequence TTGCGAGTAGCCCTTTTTTTACTATTTTTTTACTCGCTTGCCCTGGCTCTTACACCAGATATAGCAGCGAAAAATCATGCAACTTACTACAAAAAAAAGCTCCCATTTATCTGTACGCCAACACTTACACTTAATGATATCTTGAATGTCGGTGATACGCTCGTTTATAGATATGCCATCAAACACGCAAGAAAGCAAGAGATCAAAAGGCTTGAGGAGAAAGAGCTTTTAGAATTTATCGAAGCTATCAAAAAAGAGAATTTGCGAACTGCTTGCAAAGATAAAGAGATCTTAAATATGCTAAGCATCGGTGTCACCTTGGATGAGCTTTTTTATTCAGAAAATGGTGAGCTTATTTTTGAGTACACTATAGAAGATCGCGACTGCAAGAAATTGCAGTGA
- a CDS encoding alanine racemase, with protein MSEIRLNKASYIHNLTQICAKAGGKEKVIIVLKDNAYGHGARLIANEAKKFGIEICAVKSEFEANEISDIFENILILSHIPTGNESSKFIYAINDIEALLKIKDGSKINLAIDTGMHRNGLDISELDYAFEILTRRNLELLGAYTHFRASDELNADYFVQRENFRTAKEKILALCDEFGMKKPIFHSHNSAALERASEIDDDMVRVGIAQYGYTQFGDSLNLKPVLSLWARRVSRRILKSGQSVGYGAKFSAKEDINVATYDLGYGDGLLRYNGCGELRLANNEPILGKISMDSFSCKDSGEWVCVLENANIWAKFFDTISYDILVKLSPNITRKFI; from the coding sequence ATGTCTGAAATACGCCTAAATAAAGCTTCATATATTCATAACCTCACTCAAATTTGTGCTAAAGCCGGTGGTAAAGAAAAAGTAATAATTGTATTAAAAGACAATGCTTATGGTCATGGCGCAAGGCTTATTGCAAATGAAGCTAAAAAATTTGGTATAGAAATTTGTGCTGTAAAAAGTGAGTTTGAGGCAAATGAAATTTCTGACATATTTGAAAATATTCTCATTCTTTCACATATCCCAACTGGAAATGAAAGCAGCAAATTTATCTATGCGATAAACGATATAGAGGCACTTTTAAAGATAAAAGATGGCTCAAAAATCAACCTTGCAATTGACACTGGTATGCATAGAAATGGGCTTGATATAAGTGAGCTTGATTATGCGTTTGAAATTTTAACAAGAAGGAATTTGGAGCTTCTTGGAGCTTATACTCATTTTCGTGCGAGTGATGAGCTAAATGCTGATTATTTTGTGCAAAGGGAAAATTTTAGGACTGCAAAAGAGAAAATTTTAGCTCTTTGCGATGAGTTTGGTATGAAAAAACCGATCTTTCACTCTCACAACTCAGCTGCGCTTGAAAGAGCAAGTGAAATCGATGATGATATGGTGCGTGTTGGCATCGCTCAGTATGGGTACACTCAGTTTGGTGATAGTTTGAACTTAAAGCCTGTACTTTCGCTATGGGCAAGAAGAGTTAGTAGGCGTATTTTAAAAAGTGGTCAAAGTGTTGGATATGGTGCTAAATTTAGCGCAAAAGAAGATATAAATGTAGCCACTTATGATCTTGGATATGGCGATGGATTGCTAAGATACAATGGATGTGGCGAGCTAAGACTTGCCAATAACGAGCCAATACTAGGCAAAATTTCTATGGATAGCTTTAGCTGTAAAGATAGCGGCGAATGGGTCTGTGTGCTTGAGAATGCAAATATTTGGGCGAAATTTTTTGATACGATAAGTTATGATATTTTAGTAAAACTCTCGCCAAATATAACTAGAAAATTTATATAA
- the cmeU gene encoding CmeU family protein, whose product MEKSQEVKEKIEKILEARAAFFAELDRQVPKKDGTDVFDFSKVKEADLKEIYAKFYAFDYNVRKLLPDVYTAFNVNFNV is encoded by the coding sequence GTGGAAAAATCTCAAGAAGTAAAAGAAAAAATCGAAAAAATTTTAGAGGCAAGAGCTGCTTTTTTTGCTGAGCTTGACCGCCAAGTTCCAAAGAAAGATGGTACTGATGTTTTTGATTTTAGCAAAGTAAAAGAGGCTGATCTGAAAGAAATTTACGCTAAATTTTATGCATTTGATTACAACGTAAGAAAACTTTTACCGGATGTTTATACTGCTTTTAATGTGAATTTTAATGTCTGA
- a CDS encoding L,D-transpeptidase family protein, which produces MKKIIFFFIALSPCLFAQNYEEIYLKNGSAAVIDAIEKNILSKDYWLKKLEGKDVRYGYYDNEILLSVVDKTKKKLEVISYNGGITKKLFSSSVIVGKNGDKLLEGDLKTPVGVYQLTRRFTPNDRYLGPLAFSLSYPNLLDKLAKRNGGGIWIHGYPLDGQRTDELKTKGCVAMQNDTLMKFDVVVDHKKTLAFIYEDKRPEASAKDIAVIISGLLGWKKTWSESDIENYLKFYDKNFERYDGMSLEKFKSMKRAIFSKKEKKRISFSNFLITPYPNLKNDRLFRVSFYEDYVSDTHKFAGQKTLYVKLYNDDMKIFIEE; this is translated from the coding sequence TTGAAAAAAATTATATTTTTCTTCATCGCGTTATCGCCTTGTCTTTTTGCCCAAAATTACGAAGAAATTTACTTAAAAAATGGCTCAGCTGCTGTTATTGATGCCATCGAAAAAAATATTTTAAGTAAGGATTACTGGCTAAAAAAGCTTGAGGGCAAGGATGTAAGATATGGGTATTATGACAATGAGATACTTCTAAGTGTAGTTGATAAAACTAAAAAGAAGCTTGAAGTGATCTCTTATAATGGCGGCATTACAAAAAAGCTTTTTAGCTCAAGCGTTATAGTTGGCAAAAATGGTGATAAGCTTCTTGAAGGCGATCTAAAAACACCGGTTGGAGTGTATCAGCTTACACGTAGATTTACGCCAAATGATAGATATCTTGGTCCACTTGCATTTTCGCTTTCATATCCAAATTTGCTTGATAAGCTTGCAAAGCGAAATGGTGGTGGCATTTGGATACACGGCTATCCGCTTGATGGTCAAAGGACAGATGAGCTAAAGACCAAAGGCTGCGTGGCTATGCAAAATGATACTTTGATGAAATTTGATGTTGTAGTGGATCACAAAAAAACACTTGCATTTATCTACGAAGATAAGCGTCCAGAAGCTAGTGCAAAAGATATTGCAGTGATCATTTCTGGACTTTTGGGCTGGAAAAAAACCTGGAGTGAGAGCGACATTGAAAACTATCTTAAATTTTACGATAAAAACTTTGAGCGATACGATGGTATGAGCTTGGAAAAATTTAAAAGTATGAAGCGGGCTATTTTTTCTAAAAAAGAGAAAAAACGCATTAGTTTTTCAAATTTTCTCATCACGCCTTATCCAAATCTTAAAAACGATAGGCTTTTTCGTGTGAGTTTTTATGAGGATTATGTTTCAGATACGCACAAATTTGCTGGGCAAAAGACGCTTTATGTGAAGCTTTATAACGATGATATGAAAATTTTTATAGAGGAGTAA
- a CDS encoding copper chaperone PCu(A)C — protein MKKFVFGAMLAASALMAADISLENVRARDTKPGTNNSAIFMNIKNASNSDVKLIGAHSSVCKSTEIHTHKMNDGMMAMVQIEDAVIPKNGETKLAPGGLHIMLMDLNKPLKDGDKVDLELKFSNGESIKLDNIGVTKNFK, from the coding sequence ATGAAAAAATTCGTTTTTGGTGCGATGCTTGCAGCTTCTGCTCTTATGGCGGCTGATATCAGCCTAGAAAATGTTAGAGCTAGAGATACAAAACCTGGCACAAACAATAGTGCAATTTTTATGAATATAAAAAATGCTTCAAATTCTGATGTAAAGCTCATCGGTGCTCATTCAAGCGTTTGCAAAAGCACAGAAATTCATACACACAAAATGAATGATGGCATGATGGCTATGGTTCAAATCGAAGATGCAGTGATCCCAAAAAATGGCGAAACAAAACTAGCTCCTGGCGGTTTACACATTATGCTTATGGATCTAAATAAACCATTAAAAGATGGTGATAAAGTTGATTTAGAGCTAAAATTTAGCAATGGCGAGAGCATAAAGCTTGATAATATCGGAGTAACTAAAAACTTTAAATAA
- a CDS encoding SCO family protein: protein MKKAFWGLIIILICIGVALLLIKPNKYDFKALSQNGEVSLKNYDGKYKVIYFGYLFCPDVCPTALSLIGDELNKLKRDDFELLFITLDPERDTPENLTLMAKNFYKDADGLKLNALKEVAKTYGVKFQKVRLENSAMGYSVAHSSSIYLIDKKGNFYKEISNLTNENIGENLLNLIKDRP, encoded by the coding sequence ATGAAAAAGGCATTTTGGGGCTTAATAATAATCTTAATTTGTATAGGTGTTGCACTTTTGCTGATAAAGCCAAACAAGTATGATTTTAAGGCACTTTCGCAAAATGGTGAAGTAAGTCTTAAAAATTACGACGGAAAGTACAAAGTTATATATTTTGGTTATCTTTTTTGCCCTGATGTCTGCCCTACTGCGCTCTCTTTGATTGGCGATGAGCTAAACAAGCTAAAAAGAGATGACTTTGAGCTGCTTTTTATTACACTTGATCCTGAACGCGATACTCCTGAAAATTTAACTCTAATGGCAAAAAATTTCTATAAAGATGCCGATGGATTAAAACTAAATGCCTTAAAAGAAGTGGCAAAAACCTATGGTGTAAAATTTCAAAAAGTCCGTCTTGAAAACTCAGCCATGGGCTACTCTGTTGCTCACAGCTCTTCAATATATTTAATAGACAAAAAAGGAAATTTTTATAAAGAAATTTCAAATCTAACAAATGAAAACATTGGAGAAAATTTATTAAATTTGATCAAAGATAGACCTTAG
- a CDS encoding chaperone NapD, giving the protein MNISSLIVYTDNKNESVKNEIKKLKECEIITDADDRIVVVVSSDSIEDEIKNFKKIEVISGVVSVAMVYSYQEDAEENRKKLEENGKISEILTSDEVKAEDITYGGSVHHRVK; this is encoded by the coding sequence ATGAATATTTCAAGTTTAATAGTTTATACGGACAATAAAAATGAAAGTGTAAAAAATGAGATAAAAAAGCTAAAAGAGTGTGAAATAATAACTGACGCAGACGATAGGATCGTGGTGGTAGTTAGCTCAGATAGTATTGAAGATGAGATAAAAAATTTTAAAAAGATAGAAGTTATCAGCGGAGTAGTGAGCGTTGCGATGGTTTACAGCTATCAAGAAGATGCCGAAGAAAATAGGAAAAAACTAGAAGAAAATGGCAAGATAAGTGAAATTTTAACAAGTGATGAGGTAAAGGCTGAGGATATTACTTATGGCGGCAGCGTGCATCATAGAGTGAAATAG
- a CDS encoding WD40 repeat domain-containing protein, with the protein MRALFFIFCLLNFIFASEITTPYKQIEASANVLSTTLINGKLFIATDGGTVEIYDTKESKFEEIIKMDDIKTYVSDHERPKILSIDEIDGKTLILSEGDYAIKVLHLRENGQMRSIKMDNQAIKKALFLDDEHVALASISNEIYFLNLKSGEIYDSFKISIAMLSDMEISEDRSTLAIACESGKVYFYNIKAKKMDQILDIHTDNIYDISYKNGVMISGGTDRIVGIFSAGSLKKINTGFLVYGVGLSDDGRVAAYMSDEMSDVNLVDSKSLENIAMLKTGQSTINSIVFISDNEVVTSAYENKILFWRIK; encoded by the coding sequence ATGAGAGCTTTGTTTTTTATTTTTTGTCTATTAAATTTTATCTTTGCAAGCGAGATCACCACTCCATATAAGCAAATAGAGGCTAGTGCAAATGTGCTAAGCACAACGCTAATAAATGGCAAACTCTTTATCGCGACTGATGGAGGGACGGTTGAAATTTATGATACTAAAGAGTCTAAATTTGAAGAGATCATCAAAATGGATGATATAAAAACCTACGTTAGTGATCACGAAAGACCAAAAATTTTAAGTATTGATGAAATTGATGGCAAAACTCTTATACTTAGCGAAGGTGATTACGCTATAAAGGTGCTTCATCTAAGAGAAAATGGACAGATGAGAAGCATAAAAATGGATAATCAAGCGATAAAAAAGGCATTGTTTTTAGATGATGAGCATGTTGCACTTGCTTCAATTAGCAATGAAATTTATTTTTTAAACCTAAAAAGTGGCGAAATTTATGATAGCTTTAAAATTTCAATCGCGATGCTTTCAGATATGGAGATAAGCGAAGATAGAAGCACGCTAGCTATCGCTTGCGAGAGTGGGAAGGTCTACTTTTATAACATAAAAGCTAAAAAAATGGATCAAATTTTAGATATTCATACAGATAATATCTACGACATCTCATATAAAAATGGAGTCATGATCAGCGGAGGCACCGACAGGATCGTGGGGATATTTTCAGCTGGAAGCCTAAAAAAGATAAATACCGGCTTTTTGGTCTATGGTGTCGGCCTTAGCGATGATGGTAGAGTAGCAGCTTATATGAGCGATGAGATGAGCGATGTAAATTTAGTTGATAGCAAAAGCTTAGAAAATATCGCAATGCTAAAAACTGGGCAAAGTACGATAAATAGCATAGTTTTTATAAGCGACAATGAAGTCGTAACCTCAGCCTATGAGAATAAAATTTTGTTTTGGAGAATTAAATGA
- a CDS encoding nitrate reductase cytochrome c-type subunit: protein MKIKIMMLGGLCAAFFAACTFNNPSISDSQIGFRNIDLLDDKDVVLKDVNYTKEPAGMSKKFDRSFENAPPFIPHDTEGLVPITKDMNMCVTCHMPEFAKDSGATPIPSSHLYDIRNKKDLAGKLDDERYNCTTCHVEQQTGLTQLVGNKFKPDFRDKNGTHKSNLLDVLNDGVK, encoded by the coding sequence ATGAAAATAAAAATAATGATGCTTGGAGGATTGTGCGCTGCGTTTTTTGCGGCATGTACTTTTAATAATCCAAGTATTAGTGATTCGCAAATCGGCTTTAGAAATATCGATTTGCTAGACGATAAAGACGTTGTATTAAAAGATGTGAACTACACAAAAGAGCCAGCTGGCATGTCAAAGAAATTTGATAGGTCTTTTGAAAATGCACCACCATTTATCCCACACGATACTGAGGGTTTAGTGCCTATCACAAAGGATATGAATATGTGCGTAACCTGCCATATGCCTGAGTTTGCAAAAGATAGTGGAGCAACACCGATACCATCATCTCACCTTTATGACATCAGAAATAAAAAAGATCTTGCGGGCAAGCTTGATGATGAAAGATATAACTGCACAACATGCCACGTTGAGCAACAAACTGGCTTAACTCAGCTTGTTGGCAATAAATTTAAGCCTGACTTTAGAGATAAAAACGGTACTCATAAGTCAAACTTGCTAGATGTTTTAAACGATGGTGTTAAATAA
- the napH gene encoding quinol dehydrogenase ferredoxin subunit NapH, translating to MKFLILRRITQISILALFILGNFYGVKILSGNLSSSLLFGKIPLSDPFALVQILLASFSAGINAIIGAGIILAFYALVAPRAFCSWICPINLLTDIAFKLREKFGFKGEKVLNVSKNLRYYLLALALILSLALSYPVFESVSYIGIIQRGIIYGSASALGIAVAIIAFDMFVLKRGICSHVCPLGAFYAIISKFALIRVKHDAQACTKCMKCKLICPEMQVLDMIGKESRSVSSSECISCGRCIDVCGDGALKFSIRNLRREK from the coding sequence ATGAAATTTTTAATCTTAAGACGAATAACTCAAATTTCTATCCTAGCACTATTTATCCTAGGAAATTTTTACGGAGTTAAGATACTTAGCGGAAATTTAAGCTCATCTTTGCTTTTTGGAAAAATTCCACTAAGCGATCCATTTGCTTTGGTTCAAATTTTACTTGCAAGCTTTAGTGCCGGCATAAATGCAATTATTGGAGCTGGCATTATCTTGGCGTTTTACGCGCTAGTTGCTCCAAGAGCGTTTTGTTCGTGGATATGCCCAATAAATTTGCTAACTGATATTGCTTTTAAACTAAGAGAGAAATTTGGCTTTAAGGGCGAAAAAGTCTTAAATGTGAGTAAAAATTTACGTTATTACTTGCTGGCTCTTGCTCTTATATTAAGCCTTGCTTTATCTTACCCGGTATTTGAGAGCGTTAGCTATATTGGCATTATTCAGCGTGGCATTATTTACGGCTCAGCTAGTGCTTTAGGCATAGCGGTTGCGATCATTGCTTTTGATATGTTTGTGTTAAAGCGTGGCATTTGCTCGCACGTTTGTCCACTTGGTGCCTTTTATGCCATCATCTCAAAATTTGCCCTAATTAGAGTAAAACATGATGCCCAGGCTTGTACAAAATGTATGAAATGTAAGCTTATTTGTCCAGAGATGCAAGTGCTTGATATGATCGGTAAAGAGAGCCGCTCGGTAAGCTCAAGCGAGTGCATAAGCTGTGGCAGGTGCATTGATGTTTGTGGAGACGGGGCTTTGAAATTTAGTATTAGAAATTTAAGGAGAGAAAAATGA
- the napG gene encoding ferredoxin-type protein NapG, whose amino-acid sequence MGFSSRREALKFGAKVALLALGGGFVWSLSAKASPLMLLRPPGAKEEKQFLQSCIRCGLCVEACPFDTLKLSSLEDGISIGMPYFEPRKIPCYMCENIPCVPACPTGALDVNLVSTKGKLDINKAKMGVAVVDMKNCVAYWGIQCDACYRSCPLIDKALYLEYRRNERTQKHAFLLPVVDSDICTGCGLCERACITKKAAITVLNRDAVLGKVGDNYVKGWVKEDERRIDDADSKIKLDIKKATDYLNGGEL is encoded by the coding sequence ATGGGATTTTCAAGTAGGCGAGAGGCTTTAAAATTTGGAGCAAAAGTGGCACTTTTGGCTCTTGGTGGAGGCTTTGTTTGGTCGCTTAGCGCCAAGGCTTCGCCACTTATGCTTCTTAGGCCTCCTGGTGCAAAAGAAGAGAAGCAATTTTTACAAAGCTGCATTAGATGCGGGCTTTGCGTAGAGGCCTGTCCATTTGATACGCTAAAGCTCTCATCGCTAGAAGATGGCATAAGCATTGGAATGCCTTATTTTGAGCCTAGAAAAATTCCTTGCTATATGTGTGAAAATATCCCTTGTGTGCCAGCCTGTCCGACCGGAGCTTTGGACGTAAATTTAGTAAGCACAAAAGGCAAACTTGATATAAATAAGGCCAAAATGGGTGTTGCGGTGGTCGATATGAAAAACTGCGTGGCATACTGGGGCATACAGTGCGATGCTTGCTACAGATCCTGTCCGCTCATAGATAAGGCCTTGTATCTTGAGTATCGCCGCAACGAAAGGACGCAAAAGCATGCGTTTTTACTTCCAGTGGTCGATAGCGACATCTGCACCGGATGTGGCCTATGCGAGCGAGCCTGTATCACCAAAAAAGCAGCCATTACCGTGCTAAACCGTGACGCGGTGCTTGGAAAAGTAGGCGATAACTACGTCAAAGGCTGGGTCAAAGAAGATGAAAGACGCATAGACGATGCAGACAGCAAAATAAAGCTTGACATTAAAAAAGCGACTGATTATCTAAATGGTGGTGAGCTATGA